In the Bacteroidota bacterium genome, one interval contains:
- a CDS encoding dihydrofolate reductase — MKTIVVFVTTLDGKVTKWGDPHVQQWSSKEDQSYFKKTWDESPLIIMGSGTFDFAPVKPSPKNLLVIMTRNPTQYKKYVVPGQLEFSDLAPEELTQRFKDKGYGRMLVVGGPHVATSFFRDNLVDELWLTLEPKIFGTGGNFVIEEELDINLEQISIEKVNDRGTIITKYAVTRKA, encoded by the coding sequence ATGAAGACGATCGTTGTTTTTGTTACAACCCTCGATGGAAAGGTTACGAAGTGGGGCGACCCACATGTCCAGCAATGGTCTTCAAAAGAAGACCAGTCTTATTTTAAGAAGACATGGGACGAGAGTCCTCTCATCATTATGGGAAGCGGCACCTTTGACTTTGCGCCGGTCAAGCCCTCGCCGAAGAATCTCCTCGTTATCATGACGCGGAATCCTACACAGTACAAGAAATACGTGGTACCAGGTCAGTTAGAATTCTCCGATTTGGCTCCAGAGGAATTGACACAGCGATTCAAAGACAAAGGATATGGGAGAATGCTCGTCGTTGGCGGACCACATGTCGCCACCTCATTCTTTCGCGACAATTTAGTGGATGAATTGTGGCTGACGCTCGAACCGAAAATATTCGGAACGGGTGGCAACTTTGTCATCGAAGAAGAACTCGACATCAACTTGGAGCAGATCAGCATCGAAAAAGTAAACGATCGCGGAACAATAATCACAAAATACGCCGTGACAAGAAAAGCGTGA
- a CDS encoding class I SAM-dependent methyltransferase, which translates to MTEKLHYDFDLRLEVPSNAHGLQFALIPEHSRVLDVGCGTGIIGAELQKRKACLVDGVDFDEQALPVASTRLHRVSGANLDERDWAEHLKLEGLKGYDIVIFGDVLEHTLEPENVLREAKALLAPNGRVILSIPNVAYFTVRLRMLFGKFNYEESGILDRNHLRFFTLATARAMVSRAGYSIVSQQYASFVLPWGRPMPRWLMRMFPGLLAAGFIFEAKPV; encoded by the coding sequence GTGACCGAGAAACTCCATTACGATTTCGACCTTCGACTGGAAGTGCCATCGAACGCACACGGCCTGCAATTCGCGCTCATTCCGGAACACTCGCGCGTTCTCGATGTCGGATGTGGTACCGGGATTATCGGTGCGGAACTCCAGAAACGCAAGGCGTGCCTGGTCGATGGAGTTGACTTCGACGAGCAGGCTCTTCCGGTAGCCAGCACGCGCCTGCATCGCGTCTCCGGTGCAAACCTCGACGAACGGGATTGGGCGGAGCATCTCAAGCTGGAGGGCCTCAAAGGATACGACATTGTGATTTTTGGCGATGTGCTCGAACATACGCTCGAGCCGGAGAACGTACTTCGAGAAGCGAAAGCACTTCTCGCGCCGAATGGCCGTGTCATTCTGAGCATCCCGAACGTGGCCTACTTTACGGTGCGTCTTCGAATGTTGTTCGGAAAATTTAATTACGAGGAGAGCGGCATTCTGGACCGCAATCACCTGCGGTTCTTTACGCTCGCCACTGCTCGCGCAATGGTTTCACGCGCCGGATACAGCATCGTCTCCCAACAGTATGCCAGTTTTGTGTTGCCATGGGGACGTCCGATGCCACGGTGGCTGATGCGAATGTTCCCGGGATTGCTGGCGGCAGGGTTTATATTCGAGGCTAAACCCGTGTAG